A stretch of the Crocinitomicaceae bacterium genome encodes the following:
- a CDS encoding ATP-binding protein, giving the protein MVLKQEIENAYVFQQQEILKDIGATSRQYLGKFGKGGNHVEVISGIRRCGKSTLMKQLMAKHKKNIAYFNFEDPRVFGFDVKDFQKLDEIMGRGKSAYFFDEIQNVPRWEIFIRQLHDRGEKVYITGSNASLLSKELGTRLTGRHLHHELFPFSYSEFLIHKKLKNTTASFEKYIEHGGFPEYLRDYNQEMLQTLLKDIVLRDIAIRYAIRNNKTLMDMTLFLISNIAKETTFNSLRRTFSVGSTNSVVGYLAWLEDSYLLFFLPRFSYSAKSVSVNPRKVYAIDSGLINANSLSFSKDKGRLLENTVYLYLRQKYQQLYYFREKTECDFVVMDKNKCIHTIQVCEELNSDNLDRELAGLTEAAHFFKMKKAYILTKNQSETFVHEKVTVHVIAGKDILLL; this is encoded by the coding sequence ATGGTACTCAAACAAGAAATAGAAAACGCGTACGTATTTCAACAACAAGAAATATTAAAAGATATAGGAGCCACATCACGTCAATATCTTGGCAAATTTGGTAAAGGCGGAAACCACGTGGAAGTAATCTCAGGCATACGCCGGTGTGGCAAAAGTACGCTCATGAAACAACTCATGGCAAAACACAAAAAAAATATAGCGTATTTCAATTTTGAAGATCCGAGAGTTTTTGGTTTTGATGTGAAAGACTTTCAGAAACTTGATGAAATAATGGGACGCGGTAAATCAGCCTATTTCTTTGATGAAATCCAAAATGTTCCGCGATGGGAGATATTCATAAGACAATTACATGATCGAGGAGAAAAAGTGTACATAACAGGTTCTAACGCATCTCTCTTAAGTAAAGAATTAGGTACTCGTTTAACTGGACGCCACCTTCACCATGAACTATTTCCATTTTCATATAGTGAATTTCTCATCCACAAGAAATTAAAAAACACAACCGCAAGTTTTGAAAAATATATTGAACATGGTGGGTTCCCTGAATATCTCAGAGATTATAATCAAGAAATGTTGCAAACATTATTAAAAGACATAGTTCTGCGAGACATTGCTATACGGTACGCTATACGCAACAACAAAACACTGATGGATATGACCTTGTTTTTAATATCCAATATAGCCAAAGAAACCACCTTCAACAGTCTGCGACGCACATTCTCAGTGGGTAGCACAAATTCTGTTGTAGGGTATCTTGCCTGGTTAGAAGACTCCTATTTGCTTTTCTTTTTACCACGTTTCAGTTACTCTGCAAAAAGTGTTTCAGTCAATCCTAGAAAAGTCTATGCAATAGATAGCGGACTGATAAACGCAAACTCGCTAAGTTTTAGCAAAGACAAGGGAAGATTGCTTGAGAATACAGTATATCTTTATTTGCGTCAAAAATATCAACAATTATATTACTTCCGAGAAAAAACCGAATGTGATTTCGTTGTTATGGACAAAAATAAATGCATCCATACAATACAGGTATGCGAAGAATTGAACTCAGATAATCTAGACCGCGAACTAGCAGGATTGACTGAAGCAGCTCATTTCTTTAAAATGAAAAAAGCATATATTCTCACTAAAAATCAAAGTGAAACATTTGTTCATGAAAAAGTAACAGTGCATGTCATAGCAGGCAAAGACATTCTCTTGTTGTAA
- a CDS encoding ZIP family metal transporter, with translation MESLLQYHPVWLALGATLFTWLVTAAGASLVFFFKTVNRRILNAMLGFAAGVMIAASFWSLLAPSIEIAEEAGMIPWLPALVGFLSGAGFLLLFDQILPHVHPRMKTEQSEGIKTSWNRSVLLIMAITLHNIPEGLAVGVAFGALVGNPDIQLLGTAIALTIGIGLQNFPEGAAVSIPLRREGFTRRRAFFYGQISGIVEPIAGVIGALLVVYIEPMLPFALAFAAGAMIFVVVEELIPESQYGTGSDLSTIGAIIGFAVMMLLDVALG, from the coding sequence ATGGAAAGTTTACTTCAATATCATCCGGTTTGGTTGGCACTTGGCGCTACGCTTTTTACGTGGTTAGTAACGGCTGCAGGTGCGAGTTTGGTGTTTTTTTTTAAAACGGTCAACCGTAGAATTTTGAATGCCATGCTGGGATTTGCTGCTGGAGTTATGATAGCAGCAAGTTTCTGGTCTCTTCTTGCGCCATCAATTGAAATAGCTGAAGAAGCGGGCATGATTCCTTGGTTACCTGCCTTGGTTGGTTTTCTGTCAGGGGCTGGGTTTTTATTATTGTTTGACCAGATATTACCTCACGTACATCCCCGGATGAAAACTGAACAGTCAGAAGGGATAAAAACATCTTGGAATCGCAGCGTACTACTTATAATGGCCATTACGTTGCACAATATTCCTGAAGGTTTGGCTGTTGGTGTGGCATTTGGTGCCTTAGTTGGAAATCCGGATATTCAATTATTAGGTACGGCAATTGCCTTGACCATTGGTATTGGATTGCAAAATTTCCCTGAAGGCGCTGCTGTTTCTATTCCGCTCAGACGTGAGGGATTTACTCGTAGAAGAGCTTTTTTTTATGGACAGATCTCAGGTATTGTTGAACCCATTGCAGGTGTCATTGGTGCATTACTGGTTGTTTACATTGAACCTATGTTGCCTTTTGCGCTGGCATTTGCTGCCGGAGCAATGATTTTTGTGGTGGTTGAAGAATTGATACCTGAATCTCAATATGGAACGGGATCAGATTTATCTACCATCGGAGCCATCATAGGTTTTGCTGTCATGATGCTTTTAGACGTTGCTTTGGGATAA
- a CDS encoding OmpA family protein yields MKKIIFFIIILASLQATAQDVEFKASNFKDNKEGFQAALEAYEKGTEFWLLGNEQVFIVKSPKLHYWKALEQFEKAYKFNPNSAELNFKMGVCYAHSSYKVKAIPYIYRAYELNPLCHHFMKYYMGFACQLDGKYDEAVKHFIAFETDYKKADLFNKFTEQRKDECASAKTLTASPVRAWVDLVPELSSEQDDYAPSITMDGEEIIFTSNRPNGHTPDEVGNYDADIYSSTMVDGVWQSPRGLSGTVNTTQDDISSNLSYNGTKLLYSVLNANGNYDIFEAFLKGADWTGSVSFSSNINLKSNELFASYDFDDKLIYYAKDNEGGTAGYDIYVSGPVVKRNREYSMPTKVSEVSSAFNDGPVYMHPDGKTMYFASEGFNSMGGYDIFMSKKKGGSWSAPINLGYPINSQYDDYFFAATANGKYAYISSNRAGGKGGFDIYKVTFWGPEKKPSLVTQDYLLASLARPIQDPELAGEVKVAATINLTVFKGITVDALTKKPVEASIEITDNASGKVIETFVTNSATGKFLISLSAGGNYGIAVKADGYLFHSENFDIPSTADYNLVNKTIELKNIKVGSKIALRNVFFDTGKSTIRPESYPELDRLVKLLNDVPTLKIELSGHTDNTGSATLNQQLSQDRAQAVVDYLVSKGINKSRLVAKGYGSDRPVASNDTAEGRQENRRTEFEIVGN; encoded by the coding sequence GGCTTTTAGGAAACGAGCAAGTGTTTATTGTAAAGAGTCCGAAATTACATTACTGGAAAGCTCTTGAACAATTTGAAAAAGCGTACAAGTTTAATCCAAACAGCGCAGAATTAAATTTTAAAATGGGCGTTTGTTATGCGCATTCATCGTATAAAGTGAAGGCAATTCCATACATCTATAGAGCGTATGAATTAAATCCACTTTGTCATCATTTCATGAAATACTATATGGGATTTGCATGTCAATTAGATGGAAAATATGATGAAGCGGTAAAACATTTTATTGCATTTGAAACCGACTATAAGAAGGCTGATTTGTTCAATAAATTTACTGAGCAGCGCAAAGATGAGTGCGCTTCAGCTAAAACTCTTACTGCTAGTCCGGTTCGTGCCTGGGTTGATTTAGTGCCAGAACTTTCTTCAGAACAAGATGACTATGCGCCTTCAATTACTATGGATGGAGAAGAAATCATCTTCACATCTAACCGACCAAACGGTCATACACCGGATGAAGTTGGAAATTATGACGCTGATATTTATTCTTCAACCATGGTTGACGGAGTATGGCAATCACCACGAGGATTAAGCGGAACAGTAAACACAACTCAGGATGATATCTCAAGTAATCTTTCTTATAATGGAACCAAATTATTGTATAGTGTTTTAAACGCCAATGGAAACTATGACATCTTTGAAGCATTTTTGAAAGGAGCAGATTGGACAGGATCAGTAAGTTTTTCTTCTAATATCAATTTGAAATCAAATGAACTTTTTGCTTCTTATGATTTTGATGATAAGCTCATTTACTATGCTAAAGACAATGAAGGTGGTACCGCAGGTTATGATATTTATGTGTCAGGCCCTGTTGTGAAACGCAACCGTGAATACTCTATGCCAACAAAAGTATCTGAAGTAAGTTCAGCATTTAATGACGGACCCGTGTATATGCACCCTGATGGTAAAACGATGTATTTTGCATCAGAAGGTTTTAATTCAATGGGAGGTTATGACATTTTTATGAGCAAGAAAAAAGGAGGAAGCTGGAGTGCACCAATCAACTTGGGATATCCGATCAACTCACAATATGATGATTATTTCTTTGCCGCAACAGCAAATGGTAAATACGCCTACATTTCTTCAAACAGAGCCGGTGGAAAAGGAGGATTTGATATCTATAAAGTTACTTTTTGGGGACCGGAAAAGAAACCATCATTGGTTACGCAAGATTATTTGTTAGCATCACTTGCTCGTCCTATCCAAGATCCTGAACTTGCAGGAGAAGTAAAGGTTGCAGCAACAATTAACCTTACCGTATTTAAAGGAATTACTGTTGATGCATTAACAAAAAAACCTGTTGAAGCAAGCATTGAAATTACAGACAATGCAAGCGGTAAAGTGATTGAAACATTTGTAACCAATAGTGCCACCGGAAAATTCTTGATTTCACTTAGCGCAGGCGGAAATTACGGAATTGCCGTGAAGGCTGATGGATACCTTTTCCACTCAGAAAATTTTGACATCCCTTCTACTGCAGATTACAACTTGGTGAATAAAACAATTGAATTGAAGAACATCAAAGTAGGAAGTAAAATTGCATTGCGTAACGTATTCTTTGACACCGGTAAATCTACCATTCGTCCTGAATCATATCCTGAGCTTGATCGTTTAGTTAAATTACTAAATGATGTACCAACTCTAAAAATTGAATTATCAGGGCATACTGACAACACCGGTTCTGCAACATTGAATCAACAGTTATCACAAGATAGAGCGCAAGCAGTTGTTGATTATTTAGTGAGCAAAGGAATCAACAAATCGAGACTGGTAGCCAAAGGATACGGCTCCGATCGTCCGGTGGCAAGCAACGATACTGCTGAGGGCAGACAAGAAAACAGAAGAACAGAATTTGAAATTGTTGGAAATTAA